The following proteins come from a genomic window of Anaerobutyricum hallii:
- a CDS encoding NAD(P)/FAD-dependent oxidoreductase gives MNQMYDVIIIGCGEAGIYAGYELSLKNPSLKIGVFEQGRDIYKRSCPIVAKKVKQCINCKVCDTMCGFGGAGAFSDGKFNFTTEFGGWLTDYMDHDEVMELIHYVDDVNVAHGATTNYFSTTTPEAQALAKKALEFDLHLLQAQCKHLGTEKNLMILTNIYEDLKDKMDFHFNTAISEIKTCSEGYELVTEKGDIARCQYLIAAPGRSGAEWFANQCKNLGIKLINNQVDIGVRVELPARVFEHITDVVYESKLVYRTKQYGDSVRTFCMNPYGHVVAENVEGINTVNGHSYSDASLRSENTNFALLVSNRFTEPFDEPYRYGKHIASLSNMLAGGVLVQRFGDLVKGVRTNEHRLSQSFVKPTLTAAIPGDLSLALPKRQLDDIIEMIYALDKVAPGTANYDTLLYGAEVKFYSSRLELSHELETKLPGFFAIGDGAGTTRGLAQAGASGIKAARAVLSRIK, from the coding sequence ATGAATCAAATGTATGATGTTATTATTATTGGCTGTGGTGAGGCCGGTATCTATGCCGGTTATGAGCTTAGTTTAAAAAATCCTTCCTTAAAAATTGGGGTTTTTGAGCAGGGAAGAGATATTTATAAAAGAAGCTGCCCGATTGTAGCAAAGAAAGTGAAACAGTGTATTAACTGTAAAGTCTGTGATACTATGTGTGGTTTTGGCGGAGCCGGTGCATTTTCTGATGGTAAGTTTAACTTCACTACGGAATTTGGCGGCTGGCTGACAGACTATATGGACCATGACGAAGTTATGGAACTGATTCATTATGTCGATGATGTAAATGTGGCTCATGGTGCTACTACAAATTATTTCTCTACTACTACTCCGGAGGCACAGGCTCTTGCAAAGAAAGCTCTTGAATTTGACCTTCATCTTCTGCAGGCACAGTGTAAACATCTTGGTACTGAAAAGAATCTTATGATTCTTACAAATATTTATGAAGATTTAAAAGATAAAATGGATTTTCATTTTAATACAGCTATTTCTGAAATTAAAACCTGTTCTGAAGGATATGAACTTGTAACAGAAAAGGGAGATATTGCACGTTGTCAATACCTGATTGCCGCTCCCGGCCGCAGTGGTGCTGAATGGTTTGCAAATCAGTGTAAAAATCTTGGAATTAAACTTATTAATAATCAGGTAGATATCGGGGTTCGTGTTGAACTTCCTGCCAGAGTATTCGAACACATTACAGATGTTGTATATGAATCAAAGCTCGTTTACCGTACCAAACAATATGGTGACAGTGTCCGTACATTCTGTATGAATCCTTACGGTCACGTTGTTGCTGAAAACGTAGAAGGTATCAACACTGTAAATGGACATTCTTACTCTGATGCTTCTCTTCGCAGTGAGAATACAAACTTTGCCCTTCTTGTTTCTAACCGCTTTACAGAACCATTTGATGAACCATATCGCTATGGTAAACACATCGCTTCTCTTTCTAATATGTTAGCAGGCGGTGTACTTGTACAACGTTTCGGTGATCTTGTAAAAGGAGTCCGCACAAATGAACATCGTTTAAGTCAGTCTTTCGTAAAACCAACACTGACAGCGGCTATTCCAGGAGACTTATCATTAGCACTTCCAAAACGTCAGCTTGACGATATTATTGAGATGATCTACGCTCTTGATAAAGTTGCTCCAGGTACTGCAAATTATGACACTCTTTTATACGGTGCGGAAGTTAAATTCTATTCTTCCCGTTTAGAGTTAAGCCATGAACTTGAGACAAAACTTCCTGGATTCTTCGCGATTGGAGATGGTGCCGGCACAACAAGAGGACTGGCACAGGCTGGAGCTTCCGGAATTAAAGCCGCAAGAGCGGTACTTTCAAGAATAAAATAA
- a CDS encoding NUDIX hydrolase, which produces MEFWDIYDENKQLTGRTMKRNDWCLKEGEYHLTVLGVIARPDGTFLITKRVMTKAWAPGWWEVSGGGVQAGESSEEAVRREVKEETGLDVRNAEGGYVFTYKRVNPDEGDNYFVDVYRFVMDIDEKDVSFQEAEIDGHMFATREQIESFAKEGKFLHYDSIKQVFSFD; this is translated from the coding sequence ATGGAATTTTGGGATATTTATGATGAAAATAAACAGTTAACTGGACGTACAATGAAGCGTAATGACTGGTGCTTAAAAGAGGGAGAATATCACCTGACTGTTCTTGGTGTGATTGCAAGACCAGATGGTACTTTCTTAATTACAAAGCGTGTTATGACAAAGGCATGGGCACCTGGATGGTGGGAAGTTTCCGGTGGCGGAGTACAGGCAGGAGAATCTTCCGAGGAAGCAGTAAGAAGAGAAGTGAAGGAAGAAACTGGTCTTGACGTGCGTAATGCAGAAGGCGGATATGTATTTACTTATAAAAGAGTGAATCCTGATGAGGGAGATAATTATTTTGTAGATGTCTATCGTTTTGTGATGGATATTGATGAGAAGGATGTATCTTTTCAGGAAGCAGAGATTGACGGTCATATGTTTGCAACAAGAGAGCAGATTGAAAGTTTTGCTAAAGAAGGCAAGTTCCTTCACTATGACAGCATCAAACAGGTGTTTTCTTTTGACTGA
- the mgtE gene encoding magnesium transporter → MMEKMLKKPDYAKEILEIMHGSFSEEDMLERISDYHENDIAEAFELLSEAERKRWYRMFGPEQIAEIFSYIDDPDSYLKELPLDEAAKVLSYMDSDDAADILDEMDHSTQEKLVGLLDEESGHDIKMILSYEDDEMGSRMTTNFIVIHNNLTIRQAMRELVQQAGENDNISTVYVLDENDKFYGAIDLKDLIVARQQDNLEDIISTSYPYVNDHEKVDECIERIKDYAEDSIPVLTQEHLLIGVITAVDIVEAVDEEMGDDYAKLAGLTAEEDLKETTAQSMKKRLPWLIILLFLGMGVSSVVGVFETVVAVLPVVMCFQSLILDMAGNVGTQSLAVTIRVLMDETLSTKQKFGLVVKEMRVGFCNGLFLGILAFVFIGCYIWLLKSNPITHAFVISGCVGFSLMTAMVISSMVGTLVPMFFHKIKIDPAVASGPLITTINDLVAVITYYGLAWLLLIHVLQMV, encoded by the coding sequence ATGATGGAGAAAATGTTAAAAAAACCAGATTATGCGAAAGAGATTCTGGAGATTATGCATGGCTCTTTTTCGGAAGAGGATATGCTGGAAAGAATTTCCGATTACCATGAGAATGATATCGCAGAAGCCTTTGAATTACTGTCAGAAGCGGAGCGAAAAAGATGGTACCGGATGTTTGGTCCGGAACAGATCGCAGAGATTTTTTCTTATATTGATGATCCGGATTCCTATTTGAAGGAATTACCGTTAGATGAGGCTGCGAAGGTACTTTCTTATATGGATTCGGATGATGCGGCTGATATTTTAGATGAAATGGATCACTCCACTCAGGAAAAACTGGTGGGATTACTTGATGAAGAATCAGGACATGATATTAAGATGATTCTTTCCTATGAGGATGATGAAATGGGTAGCAGAATGACTACGAATTTCATTGTGATTCATAATAATCTGACAATTCGTCAGGCGATGCGTGAACTGGTGCAGCAGGCGGGAGAGAATGATAATATTTCTACAGTGTATGTTCTTGATGAGAATGACAAGTTTTACGGTGCGATCGATTTAAAGGATTTAATCGTAGCAAGACAGCAGGATAACTTAGAAGATATCATCAGTACTTCTTATCCGTATGTAAATGATCATGAAAAAGTTGACGAATGTATTGAGAGAATTAAAGATTATGCGGAAGATTCTATTCCGGTCCTTACGCAGGAACATCTCCTGATCGGTGTTATTACAGCAGTGGATATTGTAGAAGCTGTTGATGAAGAGATGGGAGATGACTATGCAAAGTTAGCCGGTTTAACTGCAGAAGAAGATTTAAAAGAGACAACAGCACAGAGCATGAAAAAAAGACTGCCATGGCTGATCATTCTTTTGTTTTTAGGAATGGGTGTATCTTCTGTTGTCGGCGTGTTTGAGACAGTTGTTGCTGTACTTCCGGTTGTTATGTGCTTCCAGTCTTTAATTCTTGATATGGCAGGAAATGTCGGAACACAGTCTTTGGCTGTGACAATTCGTGTACTGATGGATGAAACACTAAGCACAAAGCAGAAATTTGGCCTTGTAGTAAAAGAAATGCGAGTTGGATTTTGCAATGGTCTTTTTCTTGGAATTCTTGCTTTTGTATTTATCGGATGTTATATTTGGCTGCTAAAAAGTAATCCGATAACACATGCCTTTGTAATTTCCGGCTGCGTTGGATTTTCTTTGATGACAGCGATGGTTATTTCAAGTATGGTCGGAACACTCGTACCGATGTTTTTCCATAAAATTAAAATAGATCCGGCGGTTGCATCCGGACCATTGATTACAACAATTAATGACCTGGTTGCAGTAATTACTTATTACGGTCTGGCATGGCTTTTGTTAATCCATGTCTTACAAATGGTTTGA
- a CDS encoding AI-2E family transporter — translation MKKYLKIGITGAAILASGILCAFVLFKMRVIIELLKGITGILKPFLYGAVIAYLLAPLCNKIEEKLFQTFPKANRKAKRFICFIAIVISLCVALAIVWMVIMLIIPQVWDSVMKIIDMVPQKITILNNWIEHMLENQPELQAYFEEFANQAESHINSLLNVDTIQKVQSIINSLSVQVFGVLGVLKNISLGFLISAYLLGSRKLFGAQAGLILHGVFPDKWARIIEEEIRYTDKMFNGFLVGKIIDSAIIGLLCFAGLSFMGFEAPAFIGVIIGITNIIPFFGPFIGAIPCGLLLLLENPMHCLYFIIFIFVLQQLDGNVIGPKILGNTTGVSSFWVLFSILLFGGMWGVVGMVIGVPLFAVIYDIIRKLVYRGLRKHKRESMITDYEEKYHKS, via the coding sequence ATGAAAAAATATTTAAAAATAGGAATTACCGGCGCGGCAATACTGGCATCAGGTATTTTATGTGCATTTGTATTGTTTAAAATGAGGGTTATTATTGAACTGTTAAAAGGTATTACAGGAATTTTGAAACCATTTTTATATGGGGCAGTAATTGCATATCTGCTTGCGCCATTATGTAATAAAATAGAAGAAAAGCTGTTTCAGACTTTTCCAAAGGCCAATAGAAAAGCAAAACGTTTTATCTGTTTTATAGCGATTGTCATATCGTTATGTGTGGCATTGGCAATCGTGTGGATGGTAATTATGCTTATTATTCCACAGGTATGGGACAGTGTAATGAAGATCATTGATATGGTACCGCAAAAAATTACGATACTGAATAATTGGATTGAACATATGCTGGAAAATCAGCCAGAACTTCAGGCATATTTTGAAGAATTTGCAAATCAGGCAGAGAGCCATATTAACAGTCTTTTAAATGTGGATACGATACAAAAAGTACAGAGTATTATCAATAGCCTCAGTGTACAGGTTTTTGGTGTGCTTGGTGTTTTAAAAAATATTTCGCTTGGATTTTTGATTTCGGCATATCTTCTCGGAAGCAGGAAGCTGTTTGGAGCACAGGCAGGATTGATTTTACATGGTGTATTTCCTGATAAATGGGCAAGAATTATTGAAGAAGAGATTCGTTATACAGATAAGATGTTTAATGGATTTTTAGTAGGAAAGATTATTGACTCTGCGATCATCGGATTATTGTGCTTTGCAGGACTCTCTTTCATGGGATTTGAAGCGCCGGCATTTATCGGTGTGATCATAGGAATTACCAATATTATTCCGTTTTTTGGACCGTTTATCGGGGCAATTCCATGTGGTCTGCTGTTACTTTTAGAAAACCCGATGCACTGTCTATATTTCATTATTTTTATTTTTGTATTACAGCAGCTTGATGGTAATGTAATCGGACCAAAGATTCTTGGTAATACGACAGGTGTTTCAAGCTTTTGGGTATTATTTTCCATTCTTTTATTTGGAGGAATGTGGGGAGTTGTCGGTATGGTTATCGGAGTACCGTTATTTGCGGTTATTTATGACATTATAAGGAAACTGGTTTACCGCGGACTTCGCAAACATAAGAGAGAATCCATGATAACGGATTACGAGGAAAAATATCATAAATCTTGA